CCTGACGCCGTGACCGATCTCGTGGGCCACGACGCCGGCCAGCTCGTCCTCGCCTTCGAGGAGGGAGAGGAGTCCCCGGAAGACGACGATCTTATACCCCTCACCCTCGCGGGTGATGTAGGCGTTGGCCTCCTCCTTTTCCTCCAGGGCGAGAGCGGCGCTGAAGCCCGTCGTCTCCGACAGGCGGCGCCAGACGGACCGGAGGATGGCCTCCGTCAGCCTCTTCTTCTGCAGGTCCGGAGCGTTCTTCATCCGCCCCTTGTCGCCGAGAGGAACTTCCCTCCCGGCGACGGAAGGAGGCCGATTGACATCGGCCTGGACATCGGCCCGGGCCGGAAAAGAGAAGGCCACCAGGCAGAGGAGGGAGAAAACCAGAGCGAGAGGACTTTTCTTCATCATGAAGGACCTCCTTCCCGAAGAGACCTGCCGCCGGAGCATAAAGGACGGCAAGGGCCCGTGCAGGACTTCCGGACAGAGAAAGGGAACCGCAGGGAAAGGGGAACCCGCTCCGATTATATCTGAAACTCTTCCATTCGCCGACGGCCAGACCGGAAGAGACCTCGCCGCTTCTTCCCCCACCGTCTCCCCGGAGGAGACGAAGGAGCTCCCCTTTTCCCCATCCGCCCCCTTTGACTACAATGGGGCCCGCCCCACAACCCGAAAAGAGAGGAGCCCCTTTCCATGACGCACACCCCCTGCCGCCCTGTCGAGGGACACAGGAGCCCGCGCCTTTCCGTCGTCGCGCCGAACGGAGAGGCCTCCGTCGCCCTTCCTCGCGGCCCCGCTCGGATCATCGCCTCGGGCCTGCCCGAAAGACACCGCCGGAAGACGGAAAAGATCCAAGCCACCCGAAAGGAACGCGACGACGGAGAAAAGGGCCTTCCCGAGCACATCACCTTCCGGGCCGTCAAAGCGAACTGGCGCGTTCTCTATCGCCCTGTCGACTCGGGCGAAATCCGCTGCTCCGAGGAGCGGGAGGAAGTTCTCGTCCTCTCCGGCCCCGTCGGTAAGGCCCTCCCCGTCCGCGCCGCCCTTCAGGCCTGGCTCAAGGAGGAGGCCCGGCGACACCTG
The DNA window shown above is from Aminithiophilus ramosus and carries:
- a CDS encoding M48 family metallopeptidase, with the protein product MTHTPCRPVEGHRSPRLSVVAPNGEASVALPRGPARIIASGLPERHRRKTEKIQATRKERDDGEKGLPEHITFRAVKANWRVLYRPVDSGEIRCSEEREEVLVLSGPVGKALPVRAALQAWLKEEARRHLTPLIRKEADLCGIPLGRLQFRLQKSRWASRSATGTISLNAALLFLDVDLVRHVMIHELCHVLHMNHSTQFKAALARHDPQWMSHEARLGKAAGQVPLWALPFRE
- a CDS encoding M48 family metallopeptidase, coding for MMKKSPLALVFSLLCLVAFSFPARADVQADVNRPPSVAGREVPLGDKGRMKNAPDLQKKRLTEAILRSVWRRLSETTGFSAALALEEKEEANAYITREGEGYKIVVFRGLLSLLEGEDELAGVVAHEIGHGVRGHIEEGAQKNAGIALAADLLSRLLGGGKATEIALGAGAVLASQGYSREQEVEADDFAVATLARSGYSPWGLYNAIRRMAEAGLVTSPSGFNSHPPTERRMTRLKAQAEHWEAQIRREETP